A window from Streptomyces sp. NBC_00335 encodes these proteins:
- a CDS encoding TauD/TfdA dioxygenase family protein gives MTNSASKPDTKSYPCGSTETLKLKHTPLRPFGRVVEALGGGARVEDIPVETLARWTVESRVVVLRGFSLLAKQEFADYCRQWGEVLKWEPGEVVDLVVEDNPKNYLFDSGDVPFHWDGAFVEADPRWFFFQCLDVTPGVGGETVFSDTSRVYRDADEETRDRWSRISMTYSTDKVVHYGGEVTEGLVTQHPATGLPVLRFAEPLSAETYKNPVYVKVNGIEASEEDTFLTELAERVHRPEYCYDHDWQAGDIVIADNFSLIHGRNAFTGPTKRHLQRVEVI, from the coding sequence TTGACGAATTCCGCATCAAAGCCCGACACCAAGAGCTACCCCTGCGGCTCCACCGAGACCCTGAAGCTGAAGCACACCCCGCTGCGCCCGTTCGGCCGCGTCGTGGAGGCGCTCGGCGGAGGCGCTCGTGTCGAGGACATCCCGGTCGAGACGCTCGCCCGCTGGACCGTGGAGTCGCGGGTAGTGGTACTGCGCGGCTTCAGCCTGCTGGCCAAGCAGGAGTTCGCCGACTACTGCCGGCAGTGGGGCGAGGTCCTGAAGTGGGAACCGGGTGAGGTGGTCGACCTGGTGGTCGAGGACAACCCGAAGAACTACCTGTTCGACAGCGGAGACGTGCCCTTCCACTGGGACGGCGCCTTCGTGGAGGCCGACCCCCGCTGGTTCTTCTTCCAGTGCCTGGACGTGACGCCGGGCGTCGGCGGGGAGACGGTCTTCTCCGACACCTCGCGCGTCTACCGGGACGCGGACGAGGAGACGCGCGATCGCTGGAGCCGCATCAGCATGACCTATTCGACCGACAAGGTCGTGCACTACGGCGGCGAGGTCACCGAGGGACTCGTCACCCAGCACCCGGCCACCGGCCTGCCCGTGCTGCGGTTCGCCGAGCCGCTCTCCGCGGAGACGTACAAGAACCCGGTCTACGTCAAGGTGAACGGGATCGAGGCGTCCGAGGAGGACACCTTCCTCACCGAGCTGGCCGAGCGGGTCCACCGTCCCGAGTACTGCTACGACCACGACTGGCAGGCCGGCGACATCGTGATCGCGGACAACTTCTCGCTCATCCACGGGCGGAACGCGTTCACCGGTCCGACCAAGCGCCACCTCCAGCGGGTCGAGGTCATCTGA
- a CDS encoding isocyanide synthase family protein: MSCLESHRAKLDYFIRRSEPIHLVLPAFPAKSPNRTKVLGALPDLGEYVGLGALQSLCEYIGHFHPAGARITICSDGHVFGDVVGVADDVVTDYRVCLEEMIKSANFSSLDMYGLDDAFGSLDYTKLRQVLEDDYAPAVSELKENVRTDSATRNMFNGIHRFMFEDAVGIKGDTVSRTALRNESKELAYQTISRSNAWSRVVADKFPRAVRLSIHPQSPHSEKIGVRLLRTDDAWLTPWHGVVLDDGVKLSLVKRWDAENLEASVVMRNGRPSHFVDPKSAIDS; the protein is encoded by the coding sequence ATGAGCTGTCTCGAGAGCCACCGGGCCAAGCTGGACTACTTCATCCGCCGGTCGGAGCCCATCCACCTGGTCCTGCCCGCCTTCCCGGCGAAGTCGCCGAACCGGACCAAGGTGCTGGGAGCCCTCCCGGACCTGGGCGAGTACGTGGGGCTGGGAGCGCTCCAGTCGCTGTGCGAGTACATAGGCCACTTCCACCCCGCCGGTGCGCGGATCACGATCTGCTCGGACGGCCACGTCTTCGGTGACGTGGTCGGCGTGGCCGACGACGTGGTCACCGACTACCGCGTGTGCCTGGAAGAGATGATCAAGTCGGCCAACTTCTCCTCGCTGGACATGTACGGGCTCGACGACGCCTTCGGCTCCCTGGACTACACCAAGCTGCGCCAGGTGCTCGAAGACGACTACGCGCCCGCGGTCTCGGAGCTGAAGGAGAACGTGCGCACCGACAGCGCCACCCGGAACATGTTCAACGGGATCCACCGCTTCATGTTCGAGGACGCCGTGGGGATCAAGGGCGACACGGTCTCGCGGACGGCCCTGCGCAACGAGTCCAAGGAGCTGGCCTACCAGACGATCAGCCGCTCCAATGCCTGGAGCCGGGTGGTGGCCGACAAGTTCCCGCGGGCGGTCCGCCTTTCCATACACCCGCAATCGCCGCATTCCGAAAAGATCGGCGTCCGGCTGCTCCGTACCGACGACGCGTGGCTGACGCCGTGGCACGGAGTGGTACTCGACGACGGCGTCAAACTTTCACTGGTCAAAAGGTGGGACGCGGAGAACCTCGAGGCTTCCGTTGTCATGCGCAACGGCCGCCCGAGCCATTTCGTCGACCCCAAGTCGGCCATCGATTCCTAG
- a CDS encoding ADP-ribosyltransferase, with protein MIISALRRRAAVLATALAAALLPPASASASASASVIAPASGSLHAAAPANSCPRVRDHLFAAADERVEVERITPSPSWRINCKQLYRSDGRPPSVVFEEGFLPRDTLNGQYDIESYVLVNQPSPYVSTTYNHDLYKSWKSGWNYYIDAPGGVDVNQTIGDTHKYASQVEVAFPGGIERSFIVAVCPVDTVKKVEIMDRCEDNPYYEPWRTNYPG; from the coding sequence ATGATCATCTCTGCTCTGCGCCGGCGGGCCGCCGTGCTCGCGACCGCCCTCGCCGCCGCCCTGCTGCCCCCGGCATCCGCGTCGGCGTCCGCGTCCGCCTCCGTCATCGCCCCCGCCTCCGGATCGCTCCACGCGGCCGCTCCCGCGAACTCCTGTCCCCGGGTCCGGGACCACCTCTTCGCCGCCGCCGACGAACGCGTGGAGGTGGAGCGCATCACCCCCTCCCCGTCCTGGCGGATCAACTGCAAGCAGCTCTACCGCTCGGACGGCCGCCCGCCGTCGGTGGTCTTCGAGGAGGGCTTCCTGCCCAGGGACACCCTCAACGGCCAGTACGACATCGAGAGTTACGTCCTGGTCAACCAGCCTTCCCCGTACGTCTCCACCACGTACAACCACGACCTGTACAAGTCCTGGAAGAGCGGCTGGAACTACTACATCGACGCCCCGGGCGGTGTCGACGTCAACCAGACCATCGGCGACACCCACAAGTACGCCTCCCAGGTCGAGGTGGCCTTCCCGGGCGGCATCGAGCGCTCGTTCATCGTGGCCGTCTGCCCGGTGGACACGGTGAAGAAGGTGGAGATCATGGACCGTTGCGAGGACAACCCGTACTACGAGCCCTGGCGCACCAACTACCCCGGCTGA
- a CDS encoding barstar family protein: MHIADHTGWDRDFPVKYLLVQDAEDGTDGADGAERLWGKCAGVVGLFADPVPLPREVVTLRGCSPDGLLSDVLAEPGGSLRSLGDVCVEVWDDERPVQWWTLVDAVVVAHQPHPADPARYDIVLDAAVTSEESFSEPPTEPRFELFAARAPTATPSAGWCSAVDGLFRERACPDPVPMELIGCEPAEPLLAALRRPRRSERDWAHLLVLDRHGAVLASPVVGLAITGARPSVLGGTLVDITLTDGGDDRPSPAVRPVWEKWYQGPPAEPNAWAPYDAQGRAAWLDLSTRAWRVPVPRPDRSGGEYHLDGRFVTDVPGLHCAIAEALLGPGRYYGREWNAFKDCLCGGFGAAPPFTLTWHDSEVARHAFAADAEGAQGPGRLSYFEEIVHLLERSGVTVVLR, translated from the coding sequence GTGCACATCGCAGATCACACCGGGTGGGACCGGGACTTCCCGGTGAAGTACCTCTTGGTTCAGGACGCCGAGGACGGCACAGACGGGGCAGATGGCGCGGAGCGGCTCTGGGGGAAGTGCGCGGGCGTCGTGGGGCTGTTCGCCGACCCGGTCCCGCTGCCGCGCGAGGTGGTCACCCTTCGCGGATGCAGCCCGGACGGCCTCCTGAGCGATGTCCTGGCGGAGCCCGGAGGATCGCTGCGGAGTCTGGGCGACGTGTGCGTCGAAGTCTGGGACGACGAGCGGCCCGTGCAGTGGTGGACTCTCGTCGACGCGGTCGTGGTGGCCCATCAGCCTCACCCCGCGGACCCGGCGCGGTACGACATCGTGCTCGACGCCGCCGTCACGAGCGAGGAGAGCTTCTCCGAACCGCCCACGGAGCCGCGCTTCGAGCTCTTCGCCGCAAGGGCGCCAACGGCGACGCCGAGCGCGGGGTGGTGCTCCGCCGTCGACGGCCTGTTCAGGGAGCGGGCGTGCCCGGACCCCGTTCCGATGGAGCTGATCGGCTGCGAGCCCGCGGAGCCACTGCTCGCGGCGCTACGGCGCCCCCGCCGGTCGGAACGCGACTGGGCCCACCTCCTGGTCCTGGACCGTCACGGTGCCGTACTGGCTTCCCCCGTCGTGGGCCTGGCCATCACCGGAGCACGGCCGTCCGTGCTCGGCGGCACGCTCGTCGACATCACCCTCACCGACGGCGGCGACGACCGGCCGTCGCCGGCGGTCCGCCCCGTCTGGGAGAAGTGGTACCAGGGCCCGCCGGCGGAGCCCAACGCGTGGGCGCCGTACGACGCGCAGGGCAGGGCCGCCTGGCTTGACCTCAGCACCCGTGCCTGGCGGGTGCCCGTGCCCCGGCCTGACCGCTCGGGCGGCGAGTACCACCTCGACGGCCGGTTCGTCACGGACGTTCCCGGGCTGCACTGCGCGATCGCCGAGGCCCTGCTCGGGCCCGGCCGCTACTACGGCCGGGAGTGGAACGCCTTCAAGGACTGCCTGTGCGGTGGATTCGGAGCGGCCCCGCCCTTCACCTTGACCTGGCACGACTCCGAGGTCGCACGCCACGCCTTCGCAGCCGATGCGGAAGGCGCTCAAGGCCCTGGCCGGCTCTCCTACTTCGAGGAGATCGTCCACTTGCTCGAACGCAGCGGCGTCACGGTCGTGCTCCGTTGA